A single region of the Granulicella aggregans genome encodes:
- a CDS encoding ABC transporter ATP-binding protein yields MKRIWRLLLYVRPYALYSLASVLLMAMVGAMSAFRILLVKPIFDQVLSPDAPYADVLKFHVPYFNRDFSLRFLVPSHFHNSWDIVAYALVMSAIIKSVCDYAGTYMINYAGFGMITDLRNDLYNAVLRRSVGFFQKHTTGTLLSTLINDIERVQTAMSSVLGEFLQQTFTLIFMVVAVISLGGKMAWILLLFIPVVISSARRIGRQVRRTTRKGQDKLAEIQNILHETITGNGIVKAFGMELWEMNRFRRAATRLFRANLKSVSVQAISSPLMDAIGSIAIALLLFIGRRQIIAHHMKTGDFIAFLFATFSLYDPVRKFAMFYNSFQQALGASEDIFKFMDAQDDVREKKRAYKLEGFKGSIAFEGVGFAYESEGEIKQVLRGIDLKVQRGEVLALVGPSGAGKSSLVNLIPRFFDVNEGRIVIDGHDLRDVTIESLRRQIGKVTQEVVLFNDTVRNNIAYGQPDVPLSKVEEAAKMALAHDFILRMPNGYDTVIGEKGVRLSGGERQRLAIARAILKNAPILILDEATSALDTESEAFVQAALANLMQGRTVFVIAHRLSTVRNATRIAVMEQGSITEIGTHEELLELSGTYRRLHDLQFRTEPADELDEAIPAEAIEGAV; encoded by the coding sequence ATGAAGCGCATCTGGCGGCTTCTACTTTACGTGCGCCCTTACGCGCTTTATTCGCTGGCATCCGTATTGCTGATGGCGATGGTGGGCGCCATGTCGGCGTTTCGAATTCTTCTGGTCAAGCCCATCTTCGATCAGGTTTTAAGCCCCGATGCCCCTTACGCCGATGTGCTGAAGTTCCACGTGCCTTACTTCAACCGCGACTTCAGCCTGCGCTTCCTTGTGCCCAGCCACTTTCATAACTCGTGGGACATCGTCGCGTATGCGCTGGTGATGTCGGCGATCATCAAGTCGGTGTGCGACTACGCGGGCACGTACATGATCAACTACGCGGGCTTCGGCATGATCACCGACCTGCGCAACGATCTCTATAACGCCGTGCTGCGGCGCTCGGTAGGCTTCTTTCAGAAGCACACCACGGGGACGCTGCTCTCGACTCTGATCAACGACATCGAGCGCGTGCAGACCGCGATGTCCAGCGTCCTCGGCGAGTTCCTGCAGCAGACCTTCACGTTGATCTTCATGGTGGTCGCCGTCATCAGCCTGGGCGGCAAGATGGCCTGGATCCTGCTGCTCTTCATACCCGTCGTCATCTCGTCGGCGCGAAGGATCGGCAGACAAGTTCGAAGGACGACCCGCAAAGGACAAGACAAGCTGGCGGAGATTCAGAACATCCTGCACGAGACCATCACGGGCAACGGCATCGTGAAGGCCTTCGGCATGGAGCTGTGGGAGATGAACCGCTTCCGCCGCGCGGCGACACGACTCTTTCGGGCGAACCTGAAGTCGGTGTCGGTGCAGGCCATCAGCTCGCCGCTGATGGATGCGATTGGCTCGATCGCCATTGCGTTGCTGCTCTTCATCGGCAGGCGGCAGATCATCGCGCACCACATGAAGACGGGCGACTTTATTGCTTTCCTCTTTGCGACGTTTTCTTTGTACGATCCGGTCCGGAAGTTCGCCATGTTCTACAACTCGTTTCAGCAGGCACTCGGCGCGAGCGAAGACATCTTCAAGTTCATGGATGCGCAGGACGATGTTCGCGAGAAGAAGCGCGCATATAAACTTGAGGGCTTCAAAGGCAGCATTGCGTTCGAAGGCGTTGGCTTCGCGTACGAGAGCGAGGGAGAGATCAAGCAGGTGCTGCGCGGCATCGACCTGAAGGTGCAGCGCGGCGAGGTGCTCGCTCTGGTTGGGCCGAGTGGGGCAGGGAAGTCTTCGCTGGTGAACCTCATCCCGCGCTTCTTCGATGTGAACGAAGGCCGCATCGTGATCGATGGCCACGACCTGCGCGACGTGACGATTGAAAGCCTCCGGCGGCAGATCGGCAAGGTGACGCAGGAAGTGGTGCTCTTTAACGACACCGTCCGCAACAACATCGCGTACGGCCAGCCCGACGTCCCGCTAAGCAAGGTGGAAGAGGCAGCAAAGATGGCGCTGGCGCACGATTTTATTCTGCGTATGCCAAATGGCTACGACACGGTGATCGGTGAAAAAGGTGTGCGGCTGAGTGGCGGCGAGCGGCAGCGGCTTGCGATCGCACGGGCAATTTTGAAGAATGCGCCGATCCTTATTCTTGACGAGGCGACCTCCGCCCTCGATACCGAGAGCGAAGCCTTCGTGCAGGCTGCGCTCGCGAACCTGATGCAGGGGAGGACGGTGTTTGTGATTGCGCATCGGCTTTCGACGGTGCGAAACGCCACGCGGATCGCAGTGATGGAACAGGGCAGCATCACTGAGATTGGAACGCACGAGGAGCTGCTCGAACTGTCTGGGACCTATCGGCGGTTGCATGACCTGCAGTTCCGAACTGAGCCGGCGGATGAACTGGATGAGGCCATACCGGCCGAGGCGATTGAAGGGGCAGTATGA
- the rapZ gene encoding RNase adapter RapZ produces MQSKAPGKPGKAAKKMDGAKPSRGPRKAAAKGAVTPPASTPDQLVILTGMSGSGKLSALKAFEDLGFYSVDNLPLELIPRFADLVHQSAAIDRAALVIDVREGAKLNSFPSILKKVRKVLATKVVFLEATDDVLVRRFSETRRPHPMGRGAAAGETVVKSLKAERKRLDPIRNVADITIDTSRFNVHELRAHINAQFQRGDAEHNLTISSISFGFKNGVPAEADLVFDVRFLPNPHFIPEFRPLTGKHPKVEKYVRQFPQTKEFLDKTTDMLTFLLPHYIKEGKSYLTVAFGCTGGQHRSVFIAEEMKKRLAGEGYRVKTTHRDMPR; encoded by the coding sequence ATGCAATCGAAGGCTCCGGGTAAGCCAGGAAAAGCTGCAAAGAAGATGGATGGCGCGAAGCCATCGCGAGGCCCGCGCAAAGCGGCAGCGAAAGGTGCGGTAACTCCACCTGCGTCCACCCCGGACCAGCTGGTCATTCTCACCGGCATGTCGGGGTCCGGCAAGCTTTCCGCGCTGAAGGCGTTCGAAGATCTCGGTTTCTACTCAGTCGATAACCTCCCTCTCGAACTGATTCCAAGGTTTGCGGATCTGGTGCATCAATCAGCCGCGATCGATCGCGCGGCGCTGGTTATCGATGTGCGCGAAGGCGCGAAGTTGAACAGCTTTCCATCTATTTTGAAGAAGGTTCGGAAGGTACTGGCGACGAAGGTCGTCTTTCTCGAGGCCACCGACGATGTGCTGGTGCGGCGCTTCTCCGAGACGCGCCGGCCGCATCCGATGGGCCGGGGCGCGGCAGCGGGCGAGACGGTGGTGAAGTCGCTGAAGGCTGAGCGCAAGCGGCTCGATCCGATCCGCAACGTCGCCGACATCACCATCGATACATCGCGCTTCAATGTGCATGAGCTGCGGGCGCACATCAACGCGCAGTTCCAGCGCGGAGACGCGGAGCACAACCTCACCATCTCTTCGATCAGCTTCGGCTTCAAGAACGGCGTACCCGCCGAGGCTGACCTCGTCTTCGATGTCCGCTTCCTCCCCAATCCTCACTTCATTCCGGAGTTCCGGCCTCTGACTGGCAAGCATCCGAAGGTGGAGAAGTATGTGCGGCAGTTTCCCCAGACGAAGGAGTTCCTGGACAAGACCACGGATATGCTGACCTTCCTTCTGCCGCACTACATCAAGGAAGGCAAGAGTTACCTGACCGTTGCCTTCGGTTGCACCGGTGGGCAGCATCGGTCTGTCTTCATCGCGGAAGAGATGAAGAAGCGGCTGGCGGGCGAAGGCTACCGCGTGAAGACGACGCATCGCGACATGCCGAGGTAG
- a CDS encoding YicC/YloC family endoribonuclease, which produces MSVIHSMTGYATRRVDAEERVSFTMSLKSVNHRFFDLQLRLPQGCDVLESQLRRVLKEQIHRGHVEFSLTLEKQTRTGLYFNDEQIAAYIATFRECAERHNLQSEPDLNEVLRMPGMMTSTQNNSRDEAALLEAPVMEELAELIVSFNAVRADEGAALVAELRASMSRLDAAAVEVAELREGVRAANYERLRARIAELTEGLGVSEDRLLSEAALIADRSDVEEELVRLRTHVASLLAMLDEGGPVGKRLDFLLQELNREANTLLSKTSGATAQNGLRITELGLQMKVEIERAREQIQNLE; this is translated from the coding sequence ATGAGTGTGATTCATTCGATGACGGGCTATGCGACGCGGCGTGTCGATGCCGAGGAACGGGTGAGCTTTACGATGTCGCTGAAGAGCGTCAACCATCGCTTCTTTGATCTACAGCTTCGCCTTCCACAGGGCTGCGATGTTCTCGAATCGCAGTTGCGCCGTGTGCTCAAGGAGCAGATTCATCGCGGCCACGTAGAGTTTTCGCTCACGCTGGAGAAGCAAACGCGCACTGGCCTCTACTTCAACGACGAGCAGATCGCCGCTTACATCGCAACGTTTCGTGAATGTGCGGAGCGGCACAATCTGCAGTCCGAGCCTGACCTGAACGAAGTCCTCCGCATGCCGGGCATGATGACAAGCACACAGAACAACTCGCGCGATGAGGCTGCGCTGCTTGAGGCGCCGGTGATGGAGGAACTGGCGGAGTTGATCGTCAGCTTTAACGCGGTGCGTGCGGACGAAGGTGCGGCTTTAGTCGCGGAGCTTCGGGCATCGATGTCTCGGCTAGATGCCGCTGCGGTCGAGGTAGCGGAACTTCGCGAGGGTGTACGTGCAGCGAACTACGAGCGGCTGCGGGCGCGCATTGCAGAGCTGACCGAAGGCCTGGGTGTGAGTGAAGACAGACTGCTTTCAGAGGCGGCGTTGATCGCGGACCGTAGCGATGTTGAGGAAGAGTTGGTGAGGCTGCGCACGCACGTCGCAAGCCTGCTGGCGATGCTTGACGAGGGGGGACCGGTAGGCAAGCGTCTGGATTTTCTCTTGCAGGAGTTGAACCGTGAGGCGAACACTCTCCTCTCAAAGACCAGCGGAGCGACAGCGCAGAACGGTCTCCGCATCACGGAACTTGGCCTTCAGATGAAGGTCGAGATCGAGCGCGCTCGTGAGCAGATTCAGAATCTCGAATAG
- a CDS encoding GNAT family N-acetyltransferase, translating into MIGLQIREAASEDVAAMLRLYAAGDFATKDAFTVEEAVSHLQAMQRQPSMQVFVACDGEAVVGTYELFIMDNMAKRGRRSGVVEDVMVLPEYRGRGVGRAMMQDAMERCRRAGCYKLTLSSNLSREEAHRFYDALGFTRHGYSFVVELG; encoded by the coding sequence ATGATTGGTCTGCAGATCCGCGAAGCTGCCAGTGAAGACGTTGCCGCGATGCTGCGGCTCTACGCTGCTGGAGACTTTGCAACCAAAGATGCGTTCACCGTCGAAGAGGCTGTCTCCCATCTGCAGGCGATGCAACGGCAGCCTTCGATGCAGGTCTTCGTGGCATGCGACGGTGAAGCCGTCGTCGGTACTTATGAACTCTTCATCATGGACAATATGGCCAAGCGGGGCCGCAGGTCCGGCGTTGTAGAAGACGTAATGGTGCTGCCCGAGTATCGCGGACGCGGCGTGGGCCGCGCCATGATGCAGGATGCGATGGAGCGGTGCCGCAGAGCCGGATGCTACAAGCTGACACTGTCGAGCAATCTGTCACGGGAAGAAGCGCATCGGTTCTACGACGCCCTTGGCTTTACGCGGCATGGCTATAGTTTCGTGGTGGAGCTTGGTTAG
- the hpf gene encoding ribosome hibernation-promoting factor, HPF/YfiA family: MDIEYTGRQTVVGKKLKTQSEAGLARIAKLVGRTASAHVFLTTDKYRRIAEVTLKTRKQSMVAACEAEEMEAALHDALAKLEKQAIRHNQKKTSEKRHPKATAKDAELQAEPGEPVKAVLKKASVKSVAAKNGNGANGSVRKAVPMVVHSFPSRSPLVEPHVVRSIDSSSMRPMSLEEAVKEAAFRDKDVFVFRDRDGQVMVLHRKRDGKMELIIIP; the protein is encoded by the coding sequence ATGGACATCGAGTACACAGGTCGCCAGACCGTCGTAGGGAAGAAACTCAAGACACAATCTGAAGCAGGACTTGCCCGCATAGCCAAGCTGGTGGGGAGAACTGCGAGCGCCCACGTATTTTTGACAACCGATAAGTACCGGAGGATTGCTGAAGTCACGCTGAAGACGCGCAAGCAGAGTATGGTTGCGGCCTGCGAAGCGGAAGAGATGGAGGCCGCTTTGCACGATGCGCTGGCCAAGCTGGAGAAGCAGGCCATTCGCCACAACCAGAAGAAGACGTCGGAGAAGCGGCATCCGAAGGCTACGGCAAAAGACGCCGAGCTACAAGCCGAGCCAGGTGAGCCAGTGAAGGCGGTGCTGAAGAAGGCGTCTGTGAAGTCCGTCGCCGCGAAGAATGGCAACGGAGCGAACGGCAGCGTGCGCAAGGCGGTACCCATGGTGGTGCACTCCTTCCCGTCGCGCTCGCCGCTGGTTGAGCCGCACGTGGTGCGCTCGATCGACTCTTCCTCAATGCGGCCGATGTCGCTCGAAGAGGCGGTGAAGGAGGCTGCGTTCCGCGACAAAGACGTCTTCGTCTTCCGCGATCGCGATGGCCAGGTAATGGTGCTGCATCGCAAGCGCGACGGCAAGATGGAGTTGATCATCATCCCGTAG